In a genomic window of Bombina bombina isolate aBomBom1 chromosome 8, aBomBom1.pri, whole genome shotgun sequence:
- the GRWD1 gene encoding glutamate-rich WD repeat-containing protein 1, with protein sequence MADKGEPTWRNAEEEEDEEMEGTESEDEDEDEMMEEKDEKDEKDNGPKRVYLPGTQPLKEGEELVMDQDAYILYHQAQTGAPCLSFDVILDSLGENRSDYPMTMFLCAGTQADTAQSNRMLVMRMHNLYRTSKEKKDDVSDSESSDSEAEEEEEKKPQLELAMVPHYGGINRIRVSTLGETPMAAVWSEKGQVEIYDLQKQLAAVSDSHTLAAFLKDEQSRVKPVFSFSGHMTEGFAMDWSPKSAGRLVTGDCNKNIHLWNPSEGGSWHVDQRPFTGHTKSVEDLQWSPTEATVFASCSVDTTIRIWDTRAAPNKACMLTASQAHDSDVNVISWNRQEPFIISGGDDGVLKIWDLRQFQKGVSVAKFKQHTAPITSVEWHPTDSGVFAAAGSDDQITQWDLAVERDQDQEGEMDDPTLAAIPPQLLFVHQGEKDIKELHWHPQCPGILISTALSGFNVFRTISV encoded by the exons ATGGCAGACAAGGGAGAACCCACATGGAGAAATGCTGAGGAGGAAGAAGATGAAGAAATGGAGGGGACAGAGAGTGAGGATGAGGATGAAGATGAGATgatggaggagaaggatgagaaagaCGAAAAAGATAATGGTCCCAAAAGGGTTTATTTACCTGGCACGCAGCCTCTGAAAGAAGGAGAGGAGCTTGTGATGGACCaagatgcttatatactgtacCATCAAGCTCAGACAG GCGCTCCGTGTTTAAGTTTTGATGTGATCTTGGACAGTCTTGGAGAAAATCGTTCAGACTACCCAATGACCATGTTTCTCTGTGCTGGTACCCAGGCTGACACTGCACAAAGCAacag GATGCTTGTTATGAGGATGCACAATCTGTATCGGACTAGTAAAGAGAAAAAAGATGATGTCTCCGATTCTGAAAGCAGCGATAGTGAAGCGGAAGAGGAGGAAGAAAAGAAGCCACAGCTGGAACTAGCTATGGTGCCACATTATGGTGGCATTAATCGCATTCGG GTATCTACATTGGGAGAGACTCCCATGGCTGCTGTTTGGTCTGAGAAAGGTCAAGTGGAGATTTATGATCTGCAAAAGCAGCTTGCTGCGGTATCAGATTCGCACACGTTAGCTGCTTTTTTGAAGGATGAGCAATCTCGAGTTAAGCCAGTATTTTCTTTCTCTGGACACATGACTGAAGGCTTTGCTATGGATTGGTCTCCAAAGTCTGCAG GGCGCTTAGTCACTGGTGACTGCAACAAGAACATTCATTTATGGAACCCTAGTGAAGGAGGATCATGGCATGTCGACCAGAGGCCATTTACGGGTCACACGAAATCTGTTGAGGATCTACAGTGGTCACCTACAGAAGCCACG GTTTTTGCCTCTTGCTCTGTCGATACCACTATTCGCATCTGGGACACCAGAGCAGCCCCCAATAAAGCATGCATGCTTACAGCCAGTCAGGCTCATGATAGCGATGTAAATGTGATCAGTTGGAACCGCCAAGAACCCTTCATTATCAGTGGTGGAGATGATGGTGTCCTTAAGATATGGGATTTGCGCCAGTTTCAG AAGGGAGTCAGTGTTGCGAAATTCAAGCAGCACACAGCGCCAATAACATCAGTTGAGTGGCACCCTACAGACAGCGGTGTTTTTGCTGCAGCAGGGTCAGATGACCAGATCACACAATGGGACTTGGCAGTAGAAAGAGACCAAGATCAAGAAGGAGAAATGGATGACCCAACTTTGGCAGCAATCCCACCTCAGCTACTTTTTGTTCATCAAGGGGAAAAAGACATTAAGGAGCTACACTGGCACCCTCAGTGTCCTGGAATCCTAATTAGCACTGCTTTGTCTGGCTTCAATGTCTTCCGTACCATCAGCGTTTGA